A genomic stretch from Deferribacterota bacterium includes:
- a CDS encoding HU family DNA-binding protein, which produces MNKKELIEKMSTKSGLTKIQCEKALKSFEESITEALASGDKVTLVGFGTFSVSNRKERKGRNPQTGEVIDIPAKKTPKFTAGKNLKDSV; this is translated from the coding sequence ATGAACAAAAAAGAGCTAATTGAGAAAATGAGCACAAAATCAGGGTTGACAAAAATCCAATGTGAAAAGGCTTTAAAGTCATTTGAGGAAAGCATAACTGAAGCTTTAGCAAGTGGCGATAAAGTAACATTAGTTGGTTTTGGTACATTTTCAGTTTCTAACAGAAAAGAAAGAAAGGGTAGAAACCCTCAAACTGGCGAGGTTATTGATATTCCTGCTAAAAAAACACCTAAATTTACTGCAGGTAAGAACCTAAAAGACTCTGTTTAA
- a CDS encoding aspartate kinase produces MKIVVMKFGGTSVGSVEKIRNVANIIENKRKEYDAVVVTVSAMAGETDRLIGLLKSVDTNYDPRLYDVIVSTGEQVSIALLSQALLSKGIKAKSYTGWQAGFITDDSYSKSRIIKIDTTRMKNDLANGYVCVVAGFQGITESREDITTLGRGGSDTTAVALACALDADFCEIYTDVDGVYTGDPRKIKGAKKLDKVSYREMLELSAVGAKVLHSRSVEIAMKYNIPVKVLSSLEKKEGTIITSADLTATDGVAGVAISEETKYEVLDNLYDKNLIERFSKSAIDYDMLNIEDRYFSLYVKDSESDRAYYLLLDLYSKDKIKINKDRVKISVVGNKLKNNMALFNKLRESIKNKCNCYDYYVSYIRYSFVVDKIYASEIANLVHNETINIQ; encoded by the coding sequence ATGAAAATAGTTGTTATGAAGTTTGGGGGTACATCTGTTGGTTCAGTGGAAAAGATTAGAAATGTTGCAAACATTATTGAAAATAAAAGGAAAGAGTATGATGCTGTTGTCGTTACTGTATCAGCAATGGCTGGGGAAACAGATAGGCTTATAGGTCTTTTAAAATCAGTTGATACGAACTATGACCCCAGACTGTATGACGTGATTGTTTCAACAGGTGAACAAGTGAGTATTGCTCTTTTATCTCAGGCATTGTTATCAAAAGGTATAAAGGCAAAATCTTATACTGGTTGGCAAGCTGGTTTTATAACTGATGATTCTTATTCAAAATCTCGCATTATAAAAATTGATACAACAAGGATGAAAAATGATTTAGCAAATGGTTATGTTTGTGTGGTTGCTGGCTTTCAAGGTATTACAGAAAGTAGAGAGGATATTACTACTCTTGGAAGGGGTGGTTCTGATACAACAGCAGTTGCACTAGCTTGTGCACTTGATGCGGATTTTTGTGAAATATATACTGATGTTGACGGGGTTTATACTGGCGATCCTAGAAAAATTAAAGGTGCTAAAAAATTAGATAAAGTATCCTATAGGGAAATGCTTGAGTTATCAGCAGTTGGTGCAAAAGTACTTCACTCTAGAAGTGTTGAAATTGCAATGAAATATAATATTCCTGTAAAGGTTTTATCCTCTCTAGAGAAAAAGGAGGGAACAATCATAACCTCTGCAGATTTAACTGCTACTGATGGCGTTGCTGGTGTTGCTATAAGTGAGGAAACTAAATACGAGGTTTTAGATAATTTATATGATAAAAATTTAATTGAAAGATTTTCAAAAAGTGCAATTGATTATGATATGTTGAATATTGAGGATAGATATTTTAGTCTTTATGTAAAAGATTCAGAAAGTGATAGAGCATATTATTTATTGTTAGATTTATATAGTAAGGATAAAATAAAAATTAATAAAGATAGGGTTAAAATCTCAGTTGTTGGGAATAAACTGAAAAACAATATGGCGCTCTTTAATAAATTAAGGGAATCTATTAAAAATAAATGTAATTGTTATGATTATTATGTATCCTATATCAGGTATAGTTTTGTAGTTGATAAGATATATGCTAGTGAAATAGCTAATTTAGTTCATAATGAAACTATTAATATCCAATAA
- a CDS encoding homoserine dehydrogenase: protein MQFIKIGIIGYGTVGHGLVKILKDKKDLIRKNSGLNIEILGLADRSIGKKRDIYTEDIELTTNNPREVIENPNIDIVVELIGGIEDAKDIVLNALRKNKHIVTANKALLATYGSEIFELADNMNLLVGFEASVGGGIPIIRVLKEDMCINDIRQIYAILNGTSNYILTKMELEAKEFSDALSDAQKEGYAESDPTYDIEGVDAAQKITLLGSIAFNRLLNIDNVYVEGISKVRKIDIDLANELGGKIKLLAIAKSMNGSIDIRVHPTIIPKRYFLADVTDVYNAVYVRTSKVDRTMHYGKGAGAMPTGNAVASDIISIGKDIVSSSSKRVPIIGYKNDYINNINIIDINEVESIYYLRFTVLDEPNVLSKITGILGKNKISIVSAIQRGEWLKNGIIPLVLITHKTKGKNVFDAVKEIDNKDFVKDKTLLMRIEK from the coding sequence ATGCAATTTATTAAAATAGGCATTATTGGATATGGTACAGTTGGACACGGATTAGTAAAAATCCTAAAGGATAAGAAAGACTTAATTAGGAAAAATAGTGGTTTAAACATCGAGATATTAGGGCTAGCTGATAGAAGTATTGGTAAGAAAAGGGACATCTATACTGAAGATATAGAATTAACGACAAATAACCCAAGAGAGGTTATAGAAAACCCTAATATAGATATTGTTGTAGAATTAATTGGTGGTATAGAAGATGCGAAGGATATTGTGTTAAATGCATTGCGTAAAAACAAACATATAGTTACAGCTAATAAGGCATTACTTGCTACATATGGCTCTGAGATATTTGAATTGGCAGATAATATGAACTTATTAGTAGGATTTGAAGCTTCAGTTGGGGGAGGGATACCAATCATTAGAGTGTTAAAGGAGGATATGTGTATTAATGATATTAGACAAATCTATGCTATTTTAAATGGAACATCTAATTATATATTAACAAAGATGGAACTAGAGGCTAAAGAATTTTCTGATGCGTTGTCTGATGCTCAAAAGGAAGGATATGCAGAAAGTGATCCTACTTATGATATTGAAGGAGTAGATGCTGCTCAAAAAATTACTTTGCTTGGATCTATTGCATTTAATAGGCTCTTAAATATTGATAATGTTTATGTTGAAGGTATATCAAAAGTAAGAAAAATTGATATAGATTTGGCTAACGAATTAGGCGGTAAAATAAAATTGTTGGCTATAGCTAAGAGTATGAATGGTTCTATAGATATAAGAGTACATCCAACGATTATCCCCAAGAGGTATTTTCTAGCTGATGTAACAGATGTTTATAATGCTGTATATGTTAGAACTAGTAAGGTTGATAGGACAATGCATTATGGTAAAGGTGCAGGTGCAATGCCAACAGGTAATGCTGTAGCATCTGACATTATATCAATAGGGAAAGACATTGTCAGTAGTAGCAGTAAAAGGGTGCCAATAATTGGTTATAAAAATGATTATATCAATAATATTAATATTATTGATATAAACGAGGTAGAATCAATATACTATCTAAGATTTACTGTTCTAGATGAGCCTAATGTTTTATCAAAGATTACTGGTATTTTAGGGAAAAATAAAATAAGTATAGTTTCTGCAATACAAAGGGGTGAATGGCTTAAAAATGGGATTATTCCATTGGTATTAATAACACATAAGACAAAAGGGAAAAATGTATTTGATGCGGTAAAGGAGATTGATAATAAAGACTTTGTTAAAGATAAAACTTTATTAATGAGAATTGAAAAGTAG